In one Pseudomonas purpurea genomic region, the following are encoded:
- a CDS encoding phosphate-starvation-inducible PsiE family protein: MKINWAENLRQNVHQLAESLGNLFVETFHYLALFAIGAVTAWAAVMEFLQMIEAGHIKIDDILLLFIYLELGAMVGIYFKTNHMPVRFLIYVAITALTRLLISNVSHHNPPDIGIIYLCGGILLLAFAILVVRYASSQFPSVKIEHPQRKVGAGSSEHPEVEKGEI, from the coding sequence GTGAAAATCAATTGGGCCGAGAACCTTCGCCAGAACGTCCATCAGTTGGCCGAGTCACTGGGCAATCTCTTCGTCGAGACCTTCCACTACCTGGCGTTGTTTGCCATTGGTGCGGTCACCGCGTGGGCGGCGGTGATGGAATTTTTGCAGATGATCGAAGCCGGACACATCAAAATCGATGACATTTTACTGTTGTTCATCTATCTGGAGCTGGGGGCGATGGTCGGGATTTACTTCAAGACCAACCACATGCCCGTGCGTTTTCTGATCTACGTGGCGATCACCGCGCTGACCCGTCTGCTGATCTCCAACGTTTCGCACCACAACCCGCCGGACATCGGGATTATTTACCTGTGCGGCGGGATTCTGCTGTTGGCGTTTGCGATTCTGGTGGTGCGCTACGCCTCTTCGCAATTTCCGTCGGTGAAGATCGAACACCCGCAACGCAAGGTCGGCGCGGGTTCCAGCGAGCACCCGGAAGTCGAGAAGGGTGAAATTTAA
- a CDS encoding DUF3509 domain-containing protein, with translation MDNPFQLITDTFAPDYQINLSIQGLDGSIMLTLSNAGRIVAKRMISPEQRNDPQRLKRLVQSVQFGIAIEQGHSAVAILEAMTDGDSLKLPPPSLKGRQPLPARL, from the coding sequence ATGGACAACCCTTTCCAACTGATTACCGACACGTTTGCGCCGGACTATCAGATCAACCTGAGCATTCAGGGCCTCGACGGCAGCATCATGCTGACCCTCTCCAACGCCGGGCGAATCGTCGCCAAACGGATGATCAGCCCCGAGCAACGCAATGACCCGCAACGCCTGAAACGGCTGGTGCAAAGTGTTCAATTTGGCATTGCCATCGAACAGGGTCACAGCGCCGTGGCAATCCTCGAAGCCATGACCGACGGCGACAGCCTCAAGCTGCCACCACCGTCACTCAAGGGGCGACAGCCCTTGCCTGCCAGGCTTTAA